Proteins from one Chloroflexota bacterium genomic window:
- a CDS encoding response regulator transcription factor yields the protein MEKATKRILVIDDEPEIRRAVRLTITLQEPTWEVVEAPSGRAGLARLSEEDFDLVLLDLMMPEMSGYEVLEQIRLFSDVPVIILTVRDDELDKVHGLELGADDYIVKPFGHLELLARIRSLFRRIEGTTQAYEKPFVSGDLRIDYNTRTVTLKGKPVSLTRTEYRLLEILARNAGKIVPTRTLTAKIWGPLAEDNPEYLKVYIHRLRAKLGDDPRSPLYLHTERGVGYWLTPPARPQKSKE from the coding sequence ATGGAAAAAGCCACCAAGCGCATCCTGGTCATTGACGACGAGCCGGAAATCCGCCGCGCCGTGCGGCTGACCATCACGCTGCAGGAACCCACCTGGGAAGTCGTCGAAGCCCCCTCCGGCCGCGCCGGTTTGGCCCGCCTGAGCGAAGAAGACTTCGACCTGGTGCTGCTGGATTTGATGATGCCCGAAATGTCCGGCTACGAAGTGCTGGAACAAATCCGCCTGTTCAGCGACGTGCCGGTCATCATCCTCACCGTGCGCGACGATGAACTGGATAAAGTCCACGGGCTGGAACTCGGCGCGGACGATTACATCGTCAAGCCCTTTGGGCACCTGGAGCTGCTGGCGCGCATCCGCTCGCTCTTCCGCCGCATCGAAGGCACCACTCAGGCTTACGAAAAGCCCTTCGTTTCCGGCGATCTGCGGATTGACTACAACACCCGCACCGTCACCCTCAAAGGGAAACCGGTTTCCCTCACCCGCACCGAATACCGCCTGCTGGAAATCCTGGCACGCAACGCGGGCAAAATCGTGCCTACGCGCACGCTTACGGCCAAAATTTGGGGGCCGCTGGCTGAAGACAACCCCGAATACCTCAAGGTTTACATTCACCGCCTGCGCGCCAAACTGGGCGACGACCCGCGCTCCCCGCTTTACCTGCACACCGAGCGCGGCGTGGGCTATTGGCTGACACCCCCCGCCCGGCCGCAGAAGTCAAAGGAATGA